A genomic region of Trifolium pratense cultivar HEN17-A07 linkage group LG3, ARS_RC_1.1, whole genome shotgun sequence contains the following coding sequences:
- the LOC123913517 gene encoding putative F-box/LRR-repeat protein 23, with amino-acid sequence MALNLEKKLRLVPNWLELPKDVTSKIIQLLGVVEMVMNARQVCPMWREISKDPLMWKNIEMINCFKSPHNLEKICMYAIDQGGDHVEEINIEYFATDELIKHLAERTRNLRRIRISKCPKISDKVFCEAVKKFSLLEEVELSFNDELTKDSLEAIGQNCPHLKTLKFNQPYKGINCRSYKGYKSNKEALAIAKTMPGLRHLELWGNKLTNDGLVAILDGCPYLEFLDIRMCYNLVMHENLAKRCCENIKKIRYPNEYIDDHDDDDDDDDFAYEFYCECIVRGSKGMKGRKITYVDFYKFH; translated from the exons ATGGCCTTGAACTTGGAGAAAAAATTACGGTTAGTTCCAAACTGGCTTGAACTTCCAAAAGATGTGACATCAAAGATTATTCAATTGCTTGGTGTTGTTGAAATGGTGATGAATGCACGTCAAGTGTGTCCTATGTGGAGGGAAATTAGTAAGGACCCTCTCATGTGGAAGAACATTGAAATGATCAATTGTTTCAAATCACCACATAATTTGGAGAAGATTTGTATGTATGCTATTGATCAAGGTGGTGATCATGTGGAAGAAATTAATATTGAGTATTTTGCTACTGATGAACTCATCAAACACTTAGCTGAAAG AACTAGGAATTTGCGGCGCATTCGCATCTCAAAATGCCCGAAAATTTCAGATAAAGTATTTTGTGAAGCGGTAAAAAAGTTTTCACTATTAGAGGAGGTTGAACTTTCATTCAACGATGAATTAACCAAGGATTCTCTTGAAGCAATCGGCCAAAACTGTCCTCATTTGAAGACATTGAAATTCAATCAACCATACAAAGGCATTAATTGTAGGTCATACAAAGGTTACAAAAGCAACAAAGAAGCACTCGCTATTGCAAAAACAATGCCTGGTCTACGACATCTCGAGCTTTGGGGAAACAAACTCACCAATGATGGTTTAGTTGCTATTCTTGATGGTTGTCCTTACCTTGAATTTCTTGACATTCGTATGTGTTACAATCTAGTTATGCACGAAAATTTGGCGAAAAGGTGTTGcgagaatattaaaaaaattaggtatCCAAATGAATATATTGATGATCATGATGATGACGACGACGACGATGATTTTGCTTATGAGTTTTATTGTGAATGTATTGTCAGAGGCAGCAAAGGAATGAAGGGGAGGAAGATCACATATGTGGATTTTTATAAGTTTCATTAA